In candidate division WOR-3 bacterium, one DNA window encodes the following:
- the tilS gene encoding tRNA lysidine(34) synthetase TilS — protein MSAGKLSVPGRFFTTVTEYGLLPEGSGVLAAVSGGADSVCLLDLLRLAQPRLKLSLAAFHLNHGLRETATRDEGFVSKLCRDWGVDLEVERADVAGYAKRHKTGIEEAGRELRYRHMIRVARKLKCGVIALGHTANDNLETILLNLARGAGPRGLAGIPVTRKAGFCHKGTKARGVSDIKFVRPLIDIERGALEKHLRARGIGWVEDESNEDVKYRRNLLRREVVPVLVRLNPNVVANARRAAQLLAEEGEFLDRLAKEAVGEAAETDEGGVRIDILKFKDYNDILKRRVLKLVLPELDSQAVEGVLEF, from the coding sequence ATGAGCGCCGGGAAGCTCTCGGTTCCGGGTCGCTTCTTCACGACGGTGACGGAGTACGGACTCCTGCCCGAAGGCTCGGGCGTCCTCGCCGCGGTCTCGGGCGGCGCCGATTCGGTCTGCCTGCTCGATCTGCTGCGGCTGGCGCAGCCCCGGCTCAAGCTCAGCCTGGCGGCGTTCCACCTTAACCACGGCCTGCGTGAGACGGCGACGCGAGACGAGGGGTTTGTCAGCAAGCTCTGCCGTGATTGGGGAGTTGACCTCGAGGTCGAGCGAGCTGACGTGGCTGGATACGCCAAGCGGCACAAGACGGGTATCGAAGAGGCGGGGCGCGAACTGCGCTACCGGCACATGATCCGCGTGGCGCGGAAGCTGAAGTGCGGCGTCATTGCGCTGGGTCACACTGCCAACGACAACCTCGAGACGATACTCTTGAACCTGGCGCGTGGGGCTGGGCCGCGCGGGTTGGCCGGCATTCCGGTGACCAGGAAAGCGGGTTTCTGCCACAAAGGCACGAAGGCACGAGGGGTCTCGGACATCAAATTCGTGCGGCCGTTGATTGACATTGAACGCGGGGCGCTGGAGAAGCATCTGCGGGCGCGGGGCATCGGGTGGGTCGAGGACGAGTCGAATGAAGACGTGAAGTACCGTCGAAACCTCCTCAGGCGCGAGGTCGTGCCGGTACTCGTCCGGCTGAATCCAAACGTGGTGGCCAATGCCCGGAGGGCCGCACAATTGCTGGCTGAGGAGGGTGAGTTCCTCGATCGGCTGGCAAAGGAGGCAGTCGGCGAGGCAGCAGAGACGGATGAGGGCGGCGTGCGGATTGACATACTTAAGTTCAAGGATTATAATGACATTCTGAAACGGCGGGTTCTGAAACTCGTCCTCCCCGAGCTGGATTCGCAGGCCGTGGAGGGAGTACTTGAGTTCT